CTGGACTACTTCAAGAATATTTATAGATCTTGTAGACCGAATCATGACGATATTTCAAGAGCTACGGCTGGTATCATCCGAAAGTTACTGGAGCAATGAACAGGCAGCTGACTCGTCATTTTTCAGAGGATGAAATCCGCAAGGCGGCTTTTGCTATTAATCCGGAGAAAGCAGCGGGACTTGATGGTATGACCGGCCTTTTCTTCTAAGAGAATTGGGAGGTTGCTAAAAGCGATGTTTGTGCAGGTATTCAGTCCTTTTTTGCAGAAAACAGGTTACCTCAAAGGATTAATCATACGTCCATTACGCTAATCCCTAAAATTCAGACTCCGGTTTCAATGGCGGATCTTCGACCGATTAGTCTCTGTCCGGTCTATTACAAGATACTCTCCAGGTTTTCTCACAAACAGGCTCCAAAAGATCATTCTGACGATTGTCAGCGAAAACCAAAGCGCCTTTACCAAAGGCAAAAACATATCGGACAACATCGTTTTGGCTCATGAGCTAACACATCACCTCAAAACCCGCAGGGGAAATCAGTGTTATGAACTCGCCTTGAAGCTCGACATGAGCAAGGCTTACGAGAGGATCGAGTGGATCTTTGTCAAACGAGTTCTTCGAATGATGGCTTTTCATTTTGTTTGGAATAAATGGATTATGGAGTGCATCTCATCTGTCACGTACTCGCTAAATTTCAATGGAGCGGTCCATGGATTTATCTCTTCTACTAGAGGGCTTCGGCAAAGCGACCCGCTCTCTCCTCTTATTTTTACTATCTATGCAGAGTGTTTTTCCTCTCTTCTTTTTCAGGCGGAAGGGGCACAACTGATCTCTAGTGTCCATATTGCACCGCAAAGCCCCCTTATTTCACATCTTCTATTTGCGGACGATTCACTCTTATTTGTGCAGGCATCGCACTTTCAAGCTTCGAATGTGAGACGCATTCTGCAGGTGTTCTGTCAAGCATCGGggcattttataatttttttgaagtaGTCCATTCTTTAGTAGAAATACTCCCGCTAGATTAAGAGAAGTGGTGATGCAGATTCTTGAAGTTTCTCACGTTGGTGGTCAAGACAAATACCTCGGTCTACCGGCCTTcattaacaaatccaaaagggAAACGTTCAATGATATTTATTCTAAAGTTAGACATAAGGTGGTGGGATGGAAGGAAAATCTCTTATCGATGGGCGGCAGAGAGCACCTGATTAAAAGTATCGCAATGGCAATCCCCGTCTTTGCGATGTCTTGCTTCCTTCTTCTGAAATGTTTGGGAAAATAAATCAACCGAATCCTAGCTAATTTTTGGTGGGGGCAGAAATAAAATGAGAGAAAGCTTCATTGGATTGCGTGGAATAAAATGTGTCAAGCTAAAGGTGTTAGAGGCATTGGTTTTAGAGATCTAGAAGTTTTCAACCTCGTTCTTCTAGCAAAACAAGGTTGGAGACTGTTAACGCAACCGGAATCCTTAATCTCTAAAGTTTTTAAGGGCAAATATCATCTGACTGAATCTTTCCCCCAGGCGGGTAATCATTGGAACAGCTCTTGGGCTTGGAAGAGTTTTTTGAAAGGTCGTCAGGTCTTGGTTAAAAGGATTCGATGGCAAGTGGGAAATGGTAATGAGATTAACGTCCGACATGATCCTGCCTTTAAATTTTCCTTTTAAGGTTTCTTCTACTGCTAATATACCAAGCAATTTAGTTCGGGTTTCAGATTTTATCCGGCCTCGTCTTCATTGCTGGAATAAACTGTTAGTGCAATCTTGCTTCCCCAGTCCGGACGCGGATGCTATTCTTGCTCTCCCTATATCAGCTACTGGGATGAATGAAAAACTGGTTTGGAACGAGACTAAGACGGGTCAGTTCAGCGTTGGCTCGGCGTACCACTTGGCGCATTCGATGATTTCTTCTCAGACATCTGCAGGGAACCCCATTGACCCAGGCCCTATAAACTCATCGATTTGGAAGCACCTTTGGAAACTTAGTATTCGACAACAGATTAAGGTTTTTGTTTGGAAGGCATTAAACAATGGTTTAGCTTCAAATGGAAACATCCATTGGAGAATTTGCGAGAGGACAAAGCTATGTCCGCGATGTCCGAATACTGAAACCATTAGTCACATGCTTCTTCAATGCCCGTTTGCGGAAATAGTGTGGCTTGGGACGAATTACTGCTTGGGGAATTAGCTTTGATGC
This window of the Mercurialis annua linkage group LG5, ddMerAnnu1.2, whole genome shotgun sequence genome carries:
- the LOC126681881 gene encoding uncharacterized protein LOC126681881, with amino-acid sequence MNRQLTRHFSEDEIRKAAFAINPEKAAGLDGIQSFFAENRLPQRINHTSITLIPKIQTPVSMADLRPISLCPVYYKILSRFSHKQAPKDHSDDCQRKPKRLYQRGNQCYELALKLDMSKAYERIEWIFVKRVLRMMAFHFVWNKWIMECISSVTYSLNFNGAVHGFISSTRGLRQSDPLSPLIFTIYAECFSSLLFQAEGAQLISSVHIAPQSPLISHLLFADDSLLFVQASHFQASNVRRILQILEVSHVGGQDKYLGLPAFINKSKRETFNDIYSKVRHKVVGWKENLLSMGGREHLIKSIAMAIPVFAMSCFLLLKCLGK